A single window of Leishmania panamensis strain MHOM/PA/94/PSC-1 chromosome 35 sequence DNA harbors:
- a CDS encoding hypothetical protein (TriTrypDB/GeneDB-style sysID: LpmP.35.3370): MVSYLEGQVTRDGRKRAPRHLFGTNYRKPFPWIRVGLGLAAMAAAADMIYRRMSYVSPKDQFIRKIKICPYGVMGTQMTLQGSLRQDGPKLDDTTVITDPCDLMHVFTTVDGATGTSGAIYKWVGLTRAFPNDVVMAMSKVGDAKHHQYGPKDSEAGEKHVIHVSAPDFREGIWSEREAAIELSRAYRNVLHEYAVSNCQTLRMVPLSDGLQAGPLYNQLPAITHSALLMGFEQLHLFDKEYVLRNENNIELCIFMNREWDMFNKAFENLPTGLTS; this comes from the coding sequence ATGGTCTCGTACCTAGAAGGTCAGGTGACGCGAGATGGGCGTAAACGCGCCCCGCGCCATCTCTTCGGCACCAACTACCGAAAGCCGTTCCCGTGGATCCGCGTTGGTCTTGGGCTGGCCGCGatggcggctgctgcggacaTGATCTACCGCCGTATGAGCTACGTGTCTCCGAAAGATCAGTTCATCCGTAAAATCAAGATTTGTCCGTATGGTGTTATGGGCACGCAGATGACGCTGCAAGGGTCGCTGCGGCAAGACGGGCCAAAGCTGGACGACACAACGGTGATCACTGACCCGTGCGATCTGATGCACGTCTTCACCACCGTCGATGGCGCGACGGGGACGTCGGGTGCTATCTACAAGTGGGTAGGCCTCACCAGAGCTTTCCCGAACGATGTAGTCATGGCCATGAGCAAGGTGGGCGATGCAAAACATCATCAGTACGGCCCCAAGGACAGTGAGGCTGGCGAAAAGCATGTAATTCACGTATCAGCTCCCGACTTCCGCGAGGGCATTTGGTCGGAGCGCGAGGCTGCGATAGAGCTCTCGCGGGCGTACCGAAACGTACTACACGAGTACGCCGTCAGCAACTGCCAAACGCTTCGCATGGTTCCCCTTTCGGACGGCTTACAGGCGGGGCCGTTGTACAACCAACTTCCCGCCATCACGCACTCAGCACTGCTCATGGGGTTTGAGCAGTTGCACCTGTTTGACAAAGAGTACGTGCTGCGAAACGAGAATAACATCGAGTTGTGCATCTTTATGAATCGCGAGTGGGACATGTTCAACAAGGCATTTGAAAACTTGCCGACAGGGCTGACAAGTTGA
- a CDS encoding enoyl-CoA hydratase/isomerase, putative (TriTrypDB/GeneDB-style sysID: LpmP.35.3360) produces the protein MLGRRVCVVPSLAVGPAAASSSATPVSADSQQRRSIKTLDVREYRPLGTPIEFRFYQRYANHPNRQSGVQFLTHYNTHQRFRVNKDFIDYMHWGKEQGQARLPHRHQRVAFDFDDSLQPTRAEGDTSHWFAGQDPTMGPHPDISTSFDPNKKLFSHPEHWNKMFSKRRPGEGDIKLDVIPSNSLLGPMVTQTDTQEMAYFKTETRGPTHGCVPGINAPFKGEMDCKMMQAMSRPLSSSRTLTGNDGRFSKTIFINDPKRHQALSAVLAKELNREVDKATNGLYSKLTVLTSAQSGLTDFFCGGADLQSIGFDLTMAQLLRKEAEELSKWDASGCKKVEAKVQELLRDAERYEERADAVLRENAAVIWRAYTSPRPLMTLVNGKCRGTGCGLALAAKYAGLQDASEFIVDGPNVGLTPYSGMTRLLARPETSLKYPGLAEFVMLTGASLFAGDALRLGWSDLFTSLPDMPYHIKDWFDSTEHMHNDAVAWQLGHLLEKCFQMKDRSHTGAMERCAMTPIRARWVEDAFADQPSIEEILKTLSAMEKLALTDRHNTCDPSYATPYTLVSVAEGVEKLRASQLRYTLSPWDVTPPVETVEVRQAAEIFTSYVLERRGKVNIVTHRDRQKVEAWRKQREHEYAMYSNVKSAPHRRHVYARLEGCEGTLVDFDFTINPASNVAATSATKGASMGSNDEVLHTASVDRLKRAILQAMSMPADRDVDLCWYLPTLDTCPIRNDEELVDVLHSDPGLEDPSAQLRYPPIYFLVKRNTLHLSEWAYAVKHQLLLQSPYALKATLQLLQEVRGDGSAEAMRSLADTLATEYRYATRLLKRPDFYEVGQHVDKSPEEWDVVKEERARNVHKAHLPTRPLPDYEVVFERHVQLDGHTFQLRPRWSPRTVQEVTAESLAPLASPLDFEKDNAVEFNVVVHTSKADRLAGMIDDAGGFEVVANLGEVDKEGNPKVPPLQGDAHVPTNVNFYEMARHPWEDTPSSWRRDGFTAGSKEYFEQQYKKAEKAVYDEAGREQYNYWPSKDAVDGVAGEELNALLEERFFAKLRDAELGVESWARQLRQKAVEGKLDNRTEIATQQEKIYDDEYYRWFIQPGHNPNPSGLLRGRKGADSGSNSVDKDLEVFLNQLLSETAARGADGATSEEGEEAVLPEEDVDEAADGA, from the coding sequence ATGCTGGGTCGCCGTGTCTGCGTTGTCCCATCACTCGCCGTCGgcccggcggcggcgtcgtcgtcggcgacGCCTGTGTCGGCTGACAGCCAGCAACGTCGCTCGATCAAGACCCTTGATGTGCGTGAGTATCGCCCTCTCGGCACTCCCATCGAGTTCCGCTTCTACCAGCGCTACGCCAATCACCCCAACCGGCAGTCTGGCGTGCAGTTCCTGACTCACTACAACACGCACCAGCGTTTTCGCGTCAACAAGGACTTTATTGACTACATGCACTGGGGCAAGGAGCAAGGGCAAGCGCGTTTGCCACACCGGCACCAACGCGTCGCTTTCGACTTCGACGACTCGCTGCAGCCGACGCGCGCAGAGGGGGACACAAGCCACTGGTTCGCTGGCCAGGACCCGACGATGGGGCCGCATCCCGATATCTCGACTAGCTTCGATCCAAACAAGAAGCTCTTCTCGCACCCGGAGCACTGGAACAAGATGTTCTCCAAGCGCCGCCCCGGCGAGGGCGACATCAAGCTGGATGTCATACCTTCCAACAGCCTGCTAGGCCCAATGGTGACCCAGACGGATACACAGGAGATGGCCTACTTCAAGACCGAAACACGCGGCCCCACGCACGGCTGCGTGCCGGGTATCAACGCCCCGTTCAAGGGTGAAATGGACTGCAAGATGATGCAAGCAATGTCGCGGCCTCttagcagcagccgcaccctcACCGGAAACGACGGGCGCTTTTCCAAGACGATTTTCATCAATGACCCGAAGCGCCACCAGGCTCTCTCGGCGGTTCTTGCCAAGGAGCTCAATCGAGAGGTCGACAAGGCCACGAATGGGCTCTACTCGAAGCTCACAGTCCTCACCTCCGCACAGTCGGGGTTGACAGACTTCttctgcggcggcgctgacctACAAAGCATCGGCTTCGACCTCACCAtggcgcagcttctccgaAAAGAGGCCGAGGAACTCAGCAAGTGGGATGCGTCAGGGTGCAAGAAAGTGGAGGCgaaggtgcaggagctgctccgTGATGCGGAGCGCTACGAGGAGCGCGCCGACGCTGTCCTGCGTGAGAACGCTGCGGTCATCTGGCGCGCCTACACGAGCCCACGCCCACTCATGACGCTCGTGAACGGCAAGTGCCGTGGCACAGGGTGCGGACTGGCACTGGCGGCGAAGTACGCCGGGCTGCAAGACGCCAGCGAGTTCATCGTTGACGGCCCGAACGTGGGGCTCACTCCGTACAGCGGGATGACACGGCTACTGGCGCGGCCAGAGACGTCTCTCAAGTACCCTGGGCTAGCAGAGTTCGTGATGCTcactggtgcatccctcttCGCCGGCGACGCGCTCCGGCTGGGCTGGTCGGACCTCTTCACGTCGCTGCCGGACATGCCCTACCACATTAAGGACTGGTTCGACAGCACAGAGCACATGCACAATGACGCCGTGGCATGGCAACTGGGGCATCTTCTGGAAAAGTGCTTCCAGATGAAAGACCGCTCGCACACAGGCGCGATGGAGCGCTGCGCCATGACGCCGATTCGTGCCCGCTGGGTCGAGGACGCGTTCGCCGACCAGCCCTCCATCGAAGAGATCCTCAAGACTCTCAGCGCGATGGAGAAGTTAGCACTGACGGACCGGCACAACACCTGCGATCCCTCCTACGCCACCCCGTACACGCTCGTGAGCGTGGCTGAAGGTGTGGAGAAGCTGCGGGCGTCACAGCTACGCTACACCCTGTCGCCGTGGGATGTGACGCCTCCGGTTGAAACAGTAGAGGTGCGGCAAGCCGCGGAGATCTTCACCTCGTACGTACTGGAGCGGCGCGGTAAGGTGAACATCGTGACTCACCGTGACCGACAAAAGGTCGAGGCGTGGCggaagcagcgcgagcacGAGTACGCGATGTACAGCAACGTAAAGAGCGCCCCACATCGTCGCCACGTGTATGCGCGACTGGAGGGGTGCGAAGGAACGCTAGTGGACTTTGACTTTACGATCAACCCTGCCAGCAATGTGGcggccacctctgccacgaAGGGTGCCAGCATGGGTAGCAatgacgaggtgctgcacacgGCCTCGGTGGACCGTCTCAAGCGAGCCATTTTGCAAGCCATGAGCATGCCCGCTGATCGCGACGTGGACCTCTGCTGGTACTTGCCAACCCTCGACACCTGCCCGATCCGCAATGACGAAGAGCTGGTCGACGTTCTACACAGCGACCCTGGCTTGGAGGACCCGAGCGCGCAGTTGCGGTACCCGCCGATCTACTTCCTCGTGAAGCGCAACACACTGCACCTGTCGGAGTGGGCCTATGCCGTGAAGCATCAGCTTCTCCTGCAGTCGCCGTACGCCCTCAAGGCAACGCTGCAGCTACTTCAGGAAGTGCGCGGCGACGGCTCCGCTGAGGCGATGCGCTCGCTCGCCGACACGTTGGCTACAGAGTACCGCTACGCGACACGGCTGCTGAAGCGGCCCGACTTCTATGAAGTGGGCCAGCACGTGGATAAGTCGCCTGAGGAGTGGGACGTCGTCAAGGAGGAGCGAGCGCGCAACGTGCACAAGGCGCATCTGCCGACTCGGCCGCTGCCAGACTACGAGGTGGTCTTTGAACGCCACGTCCAGCTGGATGGGCACACGTTCCAGCTACGGCCACGCTGGTCTCCGCGCACGGTACAGGAGGTGACCGCCGAGTCCCTCGCACCTCTCGCATCCCCGCTCGACTTTGAGAAGGACAACGCGGTGGAGTTCAACGTCGTCGTGCACACCAGCAAAGCGGATCGACTGGCTGGCATGATAGACGATGCTGGCGGCTTCGAGGTAGTCGCCAACCTTGGCGAGGTGGACAAAGAAGGCAACCCCAAGGTGCCTCCGCTTCAAGGCGATGCACACGTGCCCACCAACGTGAACTTTTACGAGATGGCCCGTCACCCATGGGAAGATACGCCGTCCTCGTGGCGCCGCGACGGCTTCACGGCTGGTTCCAAGGAATACTTTGAGCAGCAGTAcaagaaggcggagaaggccgTGTATGACGAAGCTGGTCGTGAGCAGTATAACTACTGGCCCTCAAAGGATGCTGTTGACGGTGTTGCTGGTGAGGAGTTGAATGCGCTGCTAGAGGAGCGCTTCTTTGCTAAGCTGCGTGATGCGGAGCTCGGCGTTGAGTCGTGGGCTCGTCAGCTGCGCCAGAAGGCCGTCGAGGGTAAGCTCGACAACCGGACAGAGATTGCAACACAGCAGGAGAAGATCTATGACGACGAGTACTACCGCTGGTTCATCCAGCCTGGGCACAACCCGAACCCCTCTGGCCTGCTTCGCGGGCGCAAGGGTGCCGACAGCGGTAGCAACTCCGTGGACAAGGACCTGGAGGTATTCCTCAACCAGCTGCTGAGTGAGACTGCAGCCCGGGGGGCTgacggcgccaccagcgaagagggcgaagaggcTGTTTTGCCCGAAGAGGACGTCGACGAGGCCGCTGATGGCGCATGA